The following coding sequences lie in one Rutidosis leptorrhynchoides isolate AG116_Rl617_1_P2 chromosome 6, CSIRO_AGI_Rlap_v1, whole genome shotgun sequence genomic window:
- the LOC139854158 gene encoding F-box protein At2g35280-like, translated as MEVTQPKTIENLPQDMLVEILSRVGSYSSDQLFMCKSVCKSFSKLSKDPLLLKRNPNAIFRWGLIGYFDGRHTDYGLECLKQASNSQLKEAVYVYGLIMFASCKIEEKHVGLQILNETFPPEPEMVVAVRTRVFDLLRCLCLFNRRHFAYVATSCPISDHRGYFPHIHGFELTILECMSCFWAYELGVFVNRFAYN; from the exons atggaAGTTACTCAACCGAAGACAATCGAAAatcttccacaagatatgcttGTGGAAATTTTATCTCGAGTTGGAAGTTACTCATCCGACCAGTTGTTCATGTGTAAGTCGGTTTGCAAAAGCTTTTCGAAGCTTTCCAAAGATCCTTTACTATTAAAAAG AAACCCTAATGCGATATTTCGCTGGGGTTTGATAGGTTATTTTGACGGTAGACATACCGATTATGGGCTTGAATGTCTCAAGCAAGCTTCGAACAGCCAACTTAAAGAGgctgtttatgtttatggtttaatTATGTTTGCCTCTTGCAAAATAGAGGAAAAGCATGTCGGTTTACAAATTTTGAATGAAACATTCCCACCAGAGCCGGAGATGGTGGTTGCTGTGAGAACAAGGGTTTTTGATTTGCTGCGTTGTTTATGCTTATTTAACCGCCGTCATTTTGCTTACGTGGCAACGTCGTGCCCTATCTCTGACCACCGTGGTTATTTTCCACACATCCATGGGTTTGAACTCACGATACTGGAATGCATGTCGTGTTTTTGGGCTTATGAGTTGGGTGTTTTTGTAAACCGATTTGCATATAACTAG